The Pantoea trifolii nucleotide sequence AGAACGCGCCCAGCGCATAGAGCATCTGCTGACGCGGCAACAGCATTAACGCGTCACCCACCAGCGTGGCGACCAGACCGGCCAGAATCAAATAATCGGTGGTGTTGAAGGTTGGAGCTTGCCACGCCCAGGCAACGAGCAACAGCAAGGTGACAGGTTTAAATAGCCAGCGTTGCCATTGCGGACCGCGGTATGAAGCATCGACGTAGAGCCAGCCGGAAAAAAGTACGGCAAGGAAAGACCAAAGCATTTTTTCTCCCTTTTCTGGACGAAATGTCCGCCAGTTTGATGAATTTTCCCAAAATCACCTTCTCAGTGTAAGTTACCGCCGCCGAATGTGACAATCAGCCGACTCTGGTTGTATGCTTTGTCGTCTTTACCCGTTCCGAATTAACGCAAAGCACGAGATAAATCATGAGCAAACCACCGCTAATCTTTTTCATCGTACTGGCCATTATTGCCGTTTTGGCGACCCGTCAGTTTATTAAACAGCGCCGCGAAACGGCGGTGAACGATGCTTCGCCGGTGCGCTCGCTGAGCGTGAAAGTGAAAACTAAACGCGAATTTCCGTCACCCAATCGCCGTTCACGTCAGCGTGAAGAGATTGTGGCGGAAGAGATGAAGTATGAAGCCTGGTTCCATCCGCTGAACGGTGCCAGCGATATCAAAGTGACGGTGAACGCGAACGAGTATCACCAGATCGATAAGGGCGCGAAGGGCGAGTTGAAGATGAAGGGCACGCGTTTCGTAAGTTTTACCCCGGTCCCGTAGGGTCGCCATTCATGGCGACCTGGTTATAGGCCGCACCAACCTACATCTTCGGATAATGCTTTTTCTGCCACGCCAACAGTTCAAACACGCCAAAGAAGAAGATCTTCGCCTGGGTTACGCCGCTCAGTTTCGGGGCGTCTTTCGATTGGGTCGCGCGCAGCAACACCAGTTGCAGGCCGTGCATAATCACCATAAAGAACAGCGCCACGTGCACGAAATAGCGCAGCGGCGTCGGGAAAGGGTGCACCAGATTGAGCAGTAAAAAGGCCCAGACGCATATCATCAGCAAACGTCCCACATTAAGCCACATCGTGCGTCTCCTGTTGACGTTGATAAAGGCGATAAGCCACCTGACCGGCAATCTTTTCGCGATACAAATCCCAATTCGCAGGTGCTACGGGCGTGCCGTTTTCCACTTCGCTCTCGACATAAATCAGCGCTTCAGCCGCTAACCAGCCATTTTTCTCCAGCAGCGTCAACGTTTCCTGTAACAACCCTTTACGGAACGGCGGATCGACAAACACCACATCAAACGGCTCGCCCGGCTGGCTCAGCCACTGCAGCGTATTGGTTTGCACCACCTTGGCCTGCGAGGCGCGCAGCGTTTGCAGGTTCTGTGACAGCTGTTGCGCCACAGCACGCTCCAGCTCCAACAGCGTGGCTGAAGCCGCATAACGAGACAGCGCTTCCAGCCCTAACGCGCCGCTGCCGGCGAAACAATCGAGGCAGCGCGCTTCCTGAATATCCGGTGCCAGCCAGTTGAACAGGGTTTCACGTACGCGATCGGTGGTGGGGCGCAAACCTGCGCTATCCGGCACCGGTAATTTACGGCCGCGCCACTGACCGCCAATGATGCGGATCTGGCCAGCGCTGCTGCTACGGGGGGCTTTACTCATTTTGCTCACAACTCGTCATAATTTGTTGCGTAGTTTAACGGGCGTAGCGGGCAGAAGAAACGTTAAAAAAGGGTGCTGTGGTGCGCTGGCTGGAAAGTGTTAGACTACTGAGTTGGTATAGTGCGCGTAATTACCTGATTTTTACGCCGCTCACCCGCTTAAAATTGAATATTTTATCCCCTGGGAACAAGCGTGCTACCGGGAATAAGCCATCGAGGAGTAGGGTCACACAATGGCAAAAGAGAAAAAACGCGGCTTTTTTTCCTGGTTAGGCTTTGGCAAAGAAGAAGAGACGCAACAACCTGCTGAAGAGCAGCAGCAAACCACCGAGGTGGTCGCTGAGCCTGCCGTTGAAGAGAGTGCGCTCGATCGTGCCGAAGCGCAGGCTGTCGAAACCGTCGCCGTCACCGAACAGGTGGCGGAACAGCAGCAGGTTGAAGCGGAACTGATTGAAGCGCCGGTTATCGAGCCGCAGGAACCTGAACCGGTTACCGCCATCGTTGAAGACGTGCTGCCGGAAGAGATAACGCAGCCGGATGTGGCACCAATCGAAGAAGAGCCGCAGCGGGAAGAGCTGGCGCTTGATGAGCCAGAACGGGATGAAGAAGCGCCTTTAACCGATGAAGAACTGGAAGCGCTGGCGTTAGCGGAAACCTATGCGGAAGATGCCGAGCTAGCCGAAGCTACGCAGGATACCGTGAGCGATCTGCCGCTGGCCGCTGCGCCGATAATTGCGCAGGAGCAGGAACGTCCTACCAAAGAGGGCTTTTTCGCCCGTCTGAAACGCAGCCTGGTCAAAACCCGTGAAAACCTCGGTTCGGGCTTTATCAGCCTGTTCCGTGGTAAGAAAATTGATGATGATTTGTTTGAAGAGCTGGAAGAGCAGCTGCTGATTGCCGACGTTGGCGTTGAAACCACGCGCCGCATCATCACCAATCTGACACAACAGGCCAACCGCAAGCAGCTGCGCGATGCGGAAGCGCTGTATGGCCTGCTGAAAGCTGAAATGTCCGGTATTTTGGAAAAAGTGGATCAGCCGCTGGAAGTGGGTGGCAAAACGCCCTTCGTCATCCTGATGGTGGGCGTCAACGGCGTGGGTAAAACCACCACCATCGGTAAGCTGGCGCGTCAGTATCAGGCGCAGGGCAAATCGGTGATGCTGGCAGCGGGTGATACCTTCCGTGCCGCCGCCGTTGAGCAGCTGCAGGTTTGGGGCCAGCGCAACAACATTCCTGTGGTGGCGCAGCACACCGGCGCCGATTCTGCCTCGGTGATTTTTGACGCCATTCAGGCCGCCAAGTCGCGCAATGTGGATGTACTGATCGCCGATACCGCCGGTCGCCTGCAAAACAAATCGCACCTGATGGAAGAGCTGAAGAAAATTACCCGCGTGATGAAGAAGCTGGATGAAGATGCGCCGCATGAAGTGATGCTGACGCTCGACGCCAGCACCGGGCAAAACGCCATCAGCCAGGCCAAACTGTTCCATGAAGCGGTGGGCCTGACCGGCATCACCCTGACGAAACTGGATGGCACCGCCAAAGGCGGCGTGATCTTCTCGGTTGCCGATCAGTTCGGCATTCCGATTCGTTATATCGGTGTTGGGGAAGGCATCGAGGATTTACGGCCGTTTAAGGCCGCAGACTTTATTGAGGCACTGTTTGCCCGAGAGGAATGATTGGGATGATTCGCTTTGAAGAGGTCAGTAAAGCTTACCTGGGAGGACGTCAGGCGCTGCAGGGAGTGGATTTCCATCTGCGTCCCGGCGAAATGGCGTTCCTGACCGGCCATTCCGGTGCGGGGAAAAGTACCTTACTGAAGCTGATTTGTGGCATTGAGCGCCCGAGCGCCGGGCAGATCTGGTTTAGCGGCCACGATATTTCGCGTCTGCGTCACAGCGAAGTGCCTTTCCTGCGACGTCAGATCGGCATGATTTTCCAGGATCACCATTTGTTGATGGATCGTTCGGTCTACGACAACGTGGCGATCCCGCTGATTATTTCCGGTGCCAGCGGCGAAGATATTCGTCGGCGCGTGTCGGCCGCGCTGGATAAAGTCGGCCTGCTCGACAAAGCGAAAAGCTATCCGATTCAGCTCTCTGGCGGTGAACAACAGCGTGTCGGCATTGCCCGCGCGGTGGTGAACAAGCCTGCGGTGCTGCTGGCGGATGAACCTACCGGTAACCTCGACAACGCGCTGTCGGAAGACATCCTGCGCCTGTTTGAAGAGTTCAACCGCGTTGGCGTCACGGTATTAATGGCAACGCACGATGTCGGGCTGATTGCACGCCGGAATTATCGCGTGATGACGCTCAATCAGGGACGTCTGCACGGAGGCCACGATGGTCAATAAACGCAACAAGCGCGCACCTGCGCCGAAAGCGAAGCAGCCCTCTAAAAGCAAGGCGCTGAAAGGCGGCTGGCAGGAGCAGTGGCGCTATGCGCTGCGCGGCACGCTGTCGGATATGTGGCGTCAGCCGCTGGCAACGCTGCTGACGGTGATGGTGATTGCCATTTCCCTGACGCTGCCAAGCGTGTGCTACATGGTGTGGAAGAACGTCAGCCAGGCGGCGACGCAGTGGTATCCCGCGCCACAGTTAACGGTGTATCTGGATAAAGCGTTGGATGACACTGCGGCGGAGAACGTTACTGCACAGCTCAAGCAGCTCGACGGCGTGGATAACGTCAATTACCTGACTCGCGAAGAAGCACTGAATGAGTTCCGTAACTGGTCTGGTTTTGGTGGTTCGATGGACATGCTGGAGCAGAATCCGCTGCCGGCGGTGGCCATCATCACGCCGAAACTCAATTTCCAGAATTCGGACACCATGGCGAATCTGCGCGATCGCGTCGCGAAAGTGCAGGGCGTTGATGAAGTGCGCATGGATGACAGCTGGTTCGCGCGTTTAGCGGCCTTAACCGGGCTGGTGGGGCAGATTGCCTCAATGATTGGCCTGCTGATGGTGGTCGCGGTGTTCCTGGTGATCGGCAACAGCGTGCGGCTCAGCATCTTTGCGCGGCGCGATACCATTAACGTGCAGAAGTTGATTGGTGCCACCGACGGCTTTATCCTGCGTCCCTTCCTGTACGGCGGTGCGCTGTTAGGATTTGGTGGCGCGGTTCTCTCGCTGCTGCTCTCCGAAGTGCTGGTGTTGCGCCTGCAATCGGTGGTGGCGCAAGTGGCAACAGTATTCGGTACCACCTTTGTGCTGGAAGGTTTTTCCTGGGATGAAGGGCTGCTGTTATTGTTGATCGCCGCCATCATCGGCTGGATTGCTGCCTGGCTAGCAACGGTACAACATTTACGCCGTTTTACGCCGCAGTAACCAAAAGCAACGTTTTTTGATATACTCTTCCTCTGCTGCCGACGACCTGGGAGCAGAGGAATCCTCCTATTTTCCCCGCCGTCATCTGTGTGTAAAATATTCACTGCTATAATTGAACTTGTGGATAACTTTGTCGTCCAAGTAGCACAGATTGCTTCTGGTTTTCTCGTGACGTTGACATAATGTAGCGTCTGCGCAAAATACCGTGCGGCAAGTCCATTGAATTTGTGAGGGTTTGAATGACCAAAGAAATGCAAACTTTAGCGATTGCTCCTCTGGGTAACCTGGAATCTTACGTCCGGGCTGCCAACAACTGGCCGGTGCTGACGGCAGAAGAGGAAAAAGCATTGGCTGAGCGGCTGCATTACCAGGGCGATCTGGATGCAGCTAAGACGCTGATCCTGTCTCACCTGCGCTTTGTTGTTCATATTGCTCGTAACTACTCCGGTTACGGCTTGCCGCAGGCAGACCTGATTCAGGAAGGTAACATCGGCCTGATGAAGGCGGTGCGTCGCTTCAACCCTGAAGTCGGCGTGCGTCTGGTGTCATTTGCCGTGCACTGGATTAAAGCAGAGATTCACGAATACGTGCTGCGTAACTGGCGTATTGTGAAAGTCGCGACCACCAAAGCTCAGCGTAAGCTGTTCTTTAACCTGCGTAAAAGCAAACAGCGTCTCGGTTGGTTCAACCAGGACGAAGTGGAAATGGTCGCACGCGAGCTGGGCGTGAGCAGCAAAGACGTGCTGGAAATGGAATCGCGCATGGCCGCGCAGGATATGACTTTCGACATGTCGTCTGATGACGAAGCGGGCGAAGGCAAATCAATGGCGCCCGTGCTGTATCTGCAGGATAAAACCTCTGACTTTGCCGATGGCATCGAAGAGGACAACTGGGATGCACATGCGGCTGATAAGCTGAGCGATGCGATGCTGAGCCTCGACGAGCGTAGTCAGGATATTATCCGCGCCCGTTGGCTGGACGATGACAACAAAACCACGCTGCAGGAGCTGGCCGATAAATACGGCGTCTCTGCAGAGCGCGTGCGTCAGTTGGAAAAGAACGCCATGAAGAAACTGCGAGTGGCGATTGAAGCCTGATAACGATCGGGTGGAAAAATGGGGCGACTTTTAAGTCGCCCTTTTTATTGCGCGCGAATCGGTCGCCATGAATGGCGACCCTACGAACGGCGCGGGTTTTGTAGGGTGCGCATTTATGCGCACCGTTTCACCAACCGCACGAAATCCTTTCAGCGCACCCAACCCTCAGCCTGCGCACGAAAACCACAAGCCTGCATAAACGCCGCACGCACGCCCTGATCGGCATCGCCGTCATCGGCAATCCACCAATCGGCTAACGCGCTGTTCTGCGCCATCGTCTCTTCCAGCAAGTATTGTCCCACACCGCGTCGACGCGTGACTTCACGCACGTTGAAATGAGTGATTTTCCCCTGCGTGCCGCTGAGGGTCAGCTGCAGCGCCGCCAGCAATCTGTCATTAAAACGCGCCGCATACAGACGCTGCGTGTCGCTGAGTTGCGCTTCCAGTTGCACAATATCGATTTCCGGCCAGACTTTAGCTAAATCGATACGATCCTGAGCGGTTAACGATGCTAAGCGCTGGATTGTCAGCTTCATACCTAATACCTGTACTAGTGCAAAGGCGATAGTGTAGCGAATTTAGACAGTCAGAGCGCTGTCACTTTTTTCTGATGAAAATAGGTCAAATGCCAGCCAGTTTGCCAGGATTGTGGAGTAAGCCATCAATGTTAGCCAAAAAAGCCAGCATAACGCGCTGGTATCCTGCTGAAAAATCGGCCATAACAACCAGACGATTCTGCTGATCCACACAGCCAATTCTGAATATGTCAGTTGATTTACAGAAGAAAGTTCCTGTTTAATAACCTGAAAAATAAAGCCTTATTACCTATAAATGCCAGAAAAGCGTGCTAACCCATTATTGCAAAATGAGTTTTCCTCTTTGACTGGCAGAAAATAAACAATCACAACAAACACGACACAACAGATGGGGAAGTTCGCATGAAAATGAGTAAAGGACGCGCATTACTGGCGGGCTGCGTTGCCCTGGCGATGAGCCATGCGGCGCTGGCAAAAGACATTAAAATTGCCATCGTCGGCGCATCAACCGGTCCGGTCGCGCAGTACGGTGACATGCAGTTTACCGGTGCCGCGCAAGCGATTAAGGACATCAATGCTAAAGGCGGCGTTAACGGTGACAAACTGGTTGGCGTGGAATATGACGATGCCTGTGACCCGAAACAAGCGGTTGCGGTTGCCAACAAAGTGGTTAACGACGGCATTAAATACGTTATCGGCCATCTTTGCTCCTCCTCTACTCAGCCTGCTTCAGACATCTATAACGACGAAGGCGTGCTGATGATCACCCCAGCCGCGACCGCGCCAGAACTGACTGCGCGTGGCTATGCTGACGTGCTGCGTACTACCGGTCTGGATTCCGATCAGGGCCCAACGGCGGCGACCTACATCCTCGACCACATCAAACCAAAACGCATCGCCGTGGTGCATGACAAGCAGCAATATGGTCAGGGTCTGGCGGAATCCGTGCAGAAAACCCTGAAAGCCAAAGGCGGCAACGTGGTGCTGTTTGAAGGTATCACCGCCGGTGATAAAGACTTCTCCACGCTGATTGCGCGCCTGAAGAAAGAGAACGTCGATTTTGTTTACTACGGCGGTTACTACCCGGAGCTGGGCCAGATTCTGCGTCAGGCAAAATCCGCAGGCCTGAATGCCGGCTTCATGGGCCCGGAAGGCGTGGGCAACGCTTCTCTGTCTAACATCGCCGGTGATGCGTCTGAAGGCCTGTTCGTAACGCTGCCGAAGCGCTACGACCAGCTGCCAGAGAACAAAGCGATTGTTGATGCGATCAAAGCCAACACCGCGTCGAATCGCAAAGATCCAACCGGTCCGTTCGTCTGGACCACCTACGCGGCGATTCAGTCGCTGGTGGCCGGTATTGAGCGCAGCAAGAGCGATGAGCCCGATGCGATTGCTAAGAACCTGAAAGCAGGTGCTGCCGTTCCAACCGTGATGGGCAACCTGAACTGGGATGAGAAAGGCGATCTGAAGGGCTTCGAATTTGGTGTCTTCAAATGGCACAAAGACGGCTCTTCTACCGCAGTTAAGTAATCCCCCCAAATTCCCTCTCCCGCGCGCGGGAGGGGGAATTATTTAGCTCCAGAGCAGGTCCTCACTATGTCCGAGCAGTTTCTCTATTTCATTCAGCAGATGTTCAACGGGGTTACCCTCGGGAGCACCTACGCGCTGATCGCCATCGGTTACACCATGGTTTACGGCATTATCGGCATGATCAACTTCGCCCACGGCGAGGTGTACATGATCGGTAGCTATGTCTCCTTTATCGTGATTGCCGCCCTGATGATGATGGGCATCGACACCTCGTGGCTGATGATCGCCGCCGGTTTCGTGATGGCGGTGATCATCTCCAGCGCCTATGGCTGGAGCATCGAACGCGTGGCGTACAAGCCGGTGCGATCGTCCAAACGCCTGATCGCGCTGATCTCCGCGATCGGTATGTCGATCTTCCTGCAGAACTACGTCAGCCTGACGCAAGGCTCGCGCGATCTCGCGCTGCCAAGCCTGATCACCGGCCAGTGGACGCTGGGCGAGAGCAACGGCTTTGCTGCCACGCTCTCCACCATGCAACTGGTGATTTGGGTGGTGACCTTCCTGTCGATGCTGGCGCTGACGCTGTTTATCCGTTATTCGCGCATGGGCCGCGCCTGCCGCGCCTGCGCAGAAGACCTGAAAATGGCCAGCCTGCTGGGCATCAATACCGACCGCGTTATCTCTCTCACCTTTATCATTGGTGCGGCGATGGCGGCGGTGGCGGGCGTATTGCTCGGTCAATTCTACGGCTCGATTAACCCGTTCATCGGCTTTATGGCCGGGATGAAAGCCTTCACTGCCGCAGTATTGGGCGGCATCGGCAGTATTCCTGGCGCGATGATTGGCGGCCTAGTGCTGGGTATTGCGGAAGCGCTGACCTCAGCGTATCTCTCGACCGAATATAAAGATGTGGTCTCCTTCGCGCTGCTGATCGTGGTGCTGCTGGTGATGCCAACCGGGATTCTTGGCCGTCCGGAGGTGGAGAAAGTATGAAACGCCTCGGTTTGGTCAACGCCGTGATCTCCACGGTGATGTTGCTGATTCTCGCCACCTTCTTTATGGGCGTGCGCCTCGATCTGGACGGCACCAAACTGGTGGTCGCCAACGCGGGCGCGGTGCGCTGGAACTGGATTTTCATTGGTTGTGCGGTGGTATTTGTCTTCCAGCTGCTGCGTCCGCTGGTGCAGGGTAAATTCAAGCGCAGCGGCAAAGGTTTTGTCCTGCCGGGCTTTGATGGATCGACGCCAAAGCAGAAGCTGTTGATGGCACTGGTGATTGCCGCCGCGGTCATCTGGCCGTTTCTGGTCTCGCGCGGCAGCGTGGATATCGCCACGCTGACGCTGATCTACGTGATGCTCGGTCTCGGGCTGAACGTGGTGGTGGGTTTATCTGGTCTGCTGGTGCTGGGCTACGGCGGTTTTTATGCCATCGGCGCTTACACCTTCGCCTTGCTGAATCACTATTACGGCTTTGGTTTCTGGGAAAGCCTGCCGCTGGCTGGTTTAGTCGCCGGTGCGTTTGGTTTGCTGCTTGGCTTCCCGGTACTGCGCCTGCGCGGTGACTATCTGGCGATCGTCACGCTAGGTTTCGGTGAAATCGTGCGTATCCTGCTGCTGAATAACACCGCGATTACCGGCGGACCGAACGGCATTGCGCAGATTCCCAAGCCAAGCCTGTTTGGTCTGGAGTTTGGTCGTCGCGTCAGCGAAGGCGGCTGGAGCACTTTCCATGACTTCTTTGGCTTGAAATACGATCCCAGCGACCGCGTGATTTTCCTTTATCTGGTGGCGCTGCTGCTGGTGGTGCTGACGCTGTTTGTTATCAACCGTTTGCTGCGTATGCCGTTGGGCCGTGCATGGGAAGCGCTGCGCGAAGATGAGATCGCCTGCCGTTCGCTCGGCCTGAGCCCGACGCGCATCAAGCTGACGGCATTTACCATCAGCGCGGTGTTCGCCGGTTTTGCAGGCACGCTGTTTGCGGCGCGTCAGGGCTTCGTCAGCCCGGAATCCTTCACTTTCGTCGAGTCGGCCTTTGTGCTGGCGATTGTGGTGTTGGGCGGCATGGGCTCGCAGCTGGCGGTGATCCTTGCGGCGATTCTGTTGGTGGTATCGCGCGAGCTGATGCGTGATTTGAACGAATACAGCATGCTGGTGCTCGGCGGTTTGATGGTGCTGATGATGATCTGGCGCCCACAAGGTCTGCTGCCGATGAAGCGTCCGCATCTGAAGTTGAAAAGCAGTAAACAAGGAGAGCAGGCATGAGTCAGCCTTTATTAGCCGTTGAAGGCCTGATGATGCGCTTCGGCGGCCTGTTAGCCGTCAACAATGTGGCGCTTGAGCTGCATCCACAGGAAATTGTTTCACTGATCGGCCCGAACGGTGCCGGTAAAACTACGGTGTTCAACTGCCTGACCGGTTTTTACAAACCGACCGGCGGCACCATCAAACTGCGCGATCAGCAGCTGCAAGGTTTGCCAGGGCAGAAAATCGCGCGCATGGGCATCGTGCGGACTTTCCAGCACGTACGTCTGTTCCGTGAAATGACGGTGATTGAAAACCTGCTGGTGGCACAACATCAGCACCTGAAAAGCGGCGTGTTCTCTGGGCTGTTCAAAACCCCGGCTTTCCGTCGCGGTGAGAGCGAAGCACTGGATCGCGCAGCCACCTGGCTGGACCGCATCGGTCTGCTGGATTTGGCGAACCGGCAGGCGGGTAACCTTGCTTATGGTCAGCAGCGTCGTCTGGAGATTGCGCGCTGCATGGTGACGCGCCCGGAAATCCTGATGCTGGATGAACCGGCGGCCGGTCTTAACCCGCGTGAAACGCACGAGCTCGATGAGCTGATCGCCGAACTGCGCGGTGAGCACAAGGTTTCCGTGCTGCTGATTGAACACGATATGAAGCTGGTGATGGGCATTTCTGACCGCATTTACGTGGTGAACCAGGGAACGCCGCTGGCTAACGGCACGCCGGAACAGGTGCGTAACAATCCGGATGTGATCCGTGCTTATTTAGGTGAGGCGTAACATGGCAAACCCGATTTTAACTTTGCAGAGTGTCAGCGCCCATTACGGTCCGATTCAGGCGCTGCACAACATTAATCTGCACATCAATCAGGGTGAGATCGTCACGCTGATCGGTGCCAACGGCGCGGGTAAAACCACGCTGCTCGGCACTTTGTGCGGCGAACCGCGCGCCACCAGCGGCACTATCACCTTTGATGGTAAAGAGATCACCGACTGGCAAACCGCGAAAATCATGCGTGAAGCGATTGCGATCGTGCCGGAAGGTCGTCGCGTGTTTTCGCGCATGACGGTGGAAGAGAATCTGGCGATGGGCGGCTTCTTCGCCACGCGTCAGCAGTATCTGGAGCGTATCGACCGCGTTTATCAGCTGTTCTCTCGCCTTGCAGAACGTAAAGCGCAGCGCGCGGGGACCATGTCCGGCGGTGAGCAGCAGATGCTGGCGATTGGTCGCGCGTTGATGAGCCAGCCGCGCTTGCTGCTGCTGGATGAGCCGTCGCTGGGTTTGGCGCCGATTATCATCCAGCAGATCTTCGATACCATTGAGCAGTTGCGTAAAGAGGGCATGACCATCTTCCTCGTCGAGCAGAACGCCAACCAGGCGCTGAAGCTGGCGGATCGGGGTTATGTGCTCGAAAACGGTCATGTAGTGCTGGAGGATAGCGGCGAAGCG carries:
- the livG gene encoding high-affinity branched-chain amino acid ABC transporter ATP-binding protein LivG, whose product is MSQPLLAVEGLMMRFGGLLAVNNVALELHPQEIVSLIGPNGAGKTTVFNCLTGFYKPTGGTIKLRDQQLQGLPGQKIARMGIVRTFQHVRLFREMTVIENLLVAQHQHLKSGVFSGLFKTPAFRRGESEALDRAATWLDRIGLLDLANRQAGNLAYGQQRRLEIARCMVTRPEILMLDEPAAGLNPRETHELDELIAELRGEHKVSVLLIEHDMKLVMGISDRIYVVNQGTPLANGTPEQVRNNPDVIRAYLGEA
- the livF gene encoding high-affinity branched-chain amino acid ABC transporter ATP-binding protein LivF, which codes for MANPILTLQSVSAHYGPIQALHNINLHINQGEIVTLIGANGAGKTTLLGTLCGEPRATSGTITFDGKEITDWQTAKIMREAIAIVPEGRRVFSRMTVEENLAMGGFFATRQQYLERIDRVYQLFSRLAERKAQRAGTMSGGEQQMLAIGRALMSQPRLLLLDEPSLGLAPIIIQQIFDTIEQLRKEGMTIFLVEQNANQALKLADRGYVLENGHVVLEDSGEALLSNEAVRSAYLGA